A genomic segment from Fusobacteriaceae bacterium encodes:
- a CDS encoding HipA domain-containing protein, protein MHKNIPTVDLEIDSNGFIYHILKIHDEKHLPPGISTAKNTPDRDSLNEWLRSRSIPASRMGIQEVLEKLSVKTPEQLITKCFGLSLSDQYWLSPKGSGLKWENINFFTNPFSTDVGNILFGQDPRGDRQIDLLSPDNTSDGWLQKKWIIQEGRRCLIKGGSAYFKQEPYNEVIAGEIMKRLGIPHVEYRLIQDQGVPFCVCDNFVTAETELIPAARVKDLFKRNNSDSRLTHFLKCCDILGIPDVASSLDQMLALDFLISNEDRHFHNFGFLRKAETLEWIGMAPIYDSGTSLWLNAERVGQSVQCKPFRKTHDEQIALVKDFSRFDPERLSDIEEVILSTFSSSRTIPAERQKDIVAAVKVRILRLEKMAGR, encoded by the coding sequence ATGCATAAGAACATCCCGACAGTCGATCTGGAAATTGATTCCAACGGCTTTATTTATCATATTCTCAAAATCCATGACGAAAAGCATCTCCCTCCCGGTATTTCCACTGCCAAAAATACCCCTGACCGCGATTCTTTGAACGAATGGCTGCGCAGTCGCTCCATTCCCGCGAGCAGAATGGGCATACAGGAAGTTCTGGAAAAACTGTCGGTCAAAACGCCGGAACAATTGATCACAAAATGTTTCGGATTGAGTCTCTCCGACCAATACTGGCTCTCTCCGAAAGGATCCGGCTTGAAATGGGAAAACATCAATTTTTTTACGAATCCCTTTTCGACAGATGTGGGGAATATCCTGTTCGGACAGGATCCCCGCGGGGATCGGCAGATTGATTTGCTTTCGCCGGACAACACGTCGGACGGCTGGCTGCAAAAAAAATGGATTATTCAGGAAGGCAGGCGCTGCCTGATCAAGGGCGGGAGCGCCTATTTCAAGCAGGAACCCTATAACGAGGTGATCGCCGGTGAAATCATGAAGCGCCTCGGCATCCCCCACGTCGAATACCGGCTGATTCAAGATCAAGGCGTTCCATTTTGCGTCTGCGATAATTTCGTCACTGCGGAAACGGAATTGATTCCAGCCGCCCGGGTTAAAGATCTCTTCAAACGAAACAACAGCGATTCGCGCTTAACGCATTTCCTGAAATGCTGCGATATTTTGGGCATTCCGGATGTGGCGTCGTCCCTTGATCAAATGCTGGCGCTGGATTTTCTCATTTCAAATGAAGACCGCCATTTCCACAATTTCGGATTCCTCCGAAAGGCCGAAACCCTCGAATGGATAGGCATGGCGCCGATCTATGACAGCGGAACGTCCCTCTGGCTGAACGCCGAACGGGTCGGGCAATCCGTACAATGTAAGCCTTTCAGAAAAACCCATGATGAGCAAATCGCTCTTGTCAAGGATTTCAGCCGGTTTGATCCCGAACGGCTCTCCGATATTGAAGAAGTGATCTTGTCGACGTTCTCCTCTTCGAGGACGATTCCGGCGGAACGCCAAAAGGATATTGTCGCCGCCGTCAAGGTTCGGATTTTGCGCTTGGAGAAGATGGCGGGACGGTGA
- a CDS encoding ATP-dependent helicase has translation MQIANKGVNHMFNFGNANEGQRIAIESADGPVLITAGPGTGKTYTLVQRAIYLIQERGVKPEQILMATFTEKAAKELVTRITNELSVRGIVANINEMYIGTFHSLCLRIIKEHLEYTRLRKNYRMLDQFDQSYTVFQNIHKFRNIPDIDSILTNSGAWRQAGDICEFVNNLTEELVDPTDLKADPNPQIAALGSVLEIYQKVLSENNLMDFSAIQTEAYWLLKNNPSILAEIQNKIRYIMIDEYQDTNYIQEQIVFLLGGNHKNICVVGDDDQGLYRFRGATIRNILEFPAKFAEGECKIIPLVVNYRSNSDIIDFYNGWMATTDGARFRFRWNKFRYDKTIEPHAKSTLKSPAVVKLASCEDMDEWCEKILGFIHDLMGSGKLVDYNQIAFLFNSVKHKRVAKLAQYLEENGVNVYSPRSDMFFQREEIRLMIGCLMLVFPKYVMGLEDETFKFLQPEHYEYYRGCVIAANTYLETAEAADFRNWIRRRGKLHARLKENTDYAYSGLIYQMFEFAPFATILGTDMRGGLIDMRPARNIALFTQVVNKFEYLHRVDIFNAKWIDTNTERFFNLYLRLLFDGGISEYEDDAEYAPSGCVSFLTIHQSKGMEFPIVFVDSLGNIPRKAYKDLIEVVEDKYYKRPAFEPYDQTKYFDFWRLYYTAFSRAQDLLVLTCNEDKRTPSMYFREVYEELPDADALDLVEFDFKDVKDVNLKDTFSFTSHITVYETCSLQYKFYKELEFAPVRVNAMLFGMLVHQTIEDIHRAALRHEEHLIQSDNIIGWFDSNYTSLTKSERTYLAEPQRNAALKQVLRYAERQAGSWGLIQQAEVDVSLVKPDYIIEGKIDLIKGEGDTVELVDFKSEKKPDIFKDAERLEHYRRQLQVYAHLVEERTGQKVSRMNLYYTGEEGGMPTIIYPYQKTAIDATIAAFDDTVHKILRKEYTQKASSAKTCGACDFRFYCGNQ, from the coding sequence ATGCAAATCGCCAACAAAGGAGTCAATCATATGTTCAACTTCGGCAACGCCAATGAGGGGCAGCGGATCGCAATCGAGTCTGCAGACGGACCCGTTCTTATAACCGCCGGACCCGGCACAGGGAAGACCTATACCCTTGTGCAACGCGCCATCTATCTGATTCAGGAGCGCGGAGTCAAGCCGGAGCAAATCCTTATGGCAACCTTTACCGAGAAAGCCGCCAAGGAACTCGTGACCCGAATCACGAACGAACTCTCCGTCCGTGGCATCGTCGCCAATATCAACGAGATGTATATCGGCACGTTTCATTCGCTTTGTCTGCGGATTATTAAAGAGCACCTTGAATATACACGTCTGAGGAAGAACTATCGGATGCTCGATCAATTTGACCAGTCTTACACAGTCTTCCAGAATATCCATAAATTTCGTAACATCCCTGATATCGACTCTATCCTTACGAATAGCGGCGCTTGGCGGCAAGCGGGAGATATCTGTGAATTCGTAAACAACCTCACGGAGGAGTTGGTCGATCCAACTGACTTAAAAGCCGATCCGAATCCTCAAATTGCAGCACTGGGGAGTGTGCTTGAAATCTATCAGAAAGTTCTATCGGAAAATAATCTGATGGATTTCTCCGCCATTCAGACGGAGGCATACTGGCTTCTGAAGAACAACCCGTCCATCCTCGCCGAAATCCAGAACAAGATTCGGTACATCATGATAGACGAGTACCAAGATACGAACTATATCCAAGAGCAGATTGTTTTCCTGCTTGGAGGCAATCATAAGAACATCTGTGTCGTGGGAGACGACGACCAAGGTCTCTACCGATTCCGTGGCGCGACTATCCGTAATATCCTTGAGTTTCCGGCGAAGTTTGCCGAGGGCGAGTGCAAGATTATCCCGCTCGTGGTGAACTACCGTTCAAACAGTGACATCATTGATTTCTACAACGGGTGGATGGCGACGACGGACGGCGCACGTTTTCGGTTCAGATGGAACAAGTTCCGTTACGATAAGACCATTGAGCCTCACGCCAAGTCAACCCTGAAAAGTCCGGCGGTCGTAAAATTGGCGAGCTGCGAAGACATGGACGAGTGGTGCGAGAAGATTCTCGGCTTCATACACGACCTGATGGGTTCAGGGAAACTGGTCGACTATAACCAGATAGCGTTTCTCTTCAACTCCGTAAAGCACAAGCGGGTCGCGAAACTCGCCCAATACTTGGAAGAGAATGGGGTCAACGTCTATTCGCCGCGCTCGGATATGTTCTTCCAACGCGAGGAGATTCGATTGATGATTGGTTGCCTCATGTTGGTGTTCCCGAAATATGTGATGGGGCTTGAAGATGAGACGTTCAAGTTTCTCCAACCCGAGCACTATGAATACTACCGTGGTTGTGTAATTGCGGCAAACACTTATCTCGAAACGGCCGAAGCCGCAGACTTCAGAAACTGGATACGCCGTCGCGGAAAGCTTCATGCCAGATTGAAAGAGAATACGGATTATGCGTACTCCGGACTGATTTACCAGATGTTTGAGTTTGCTCCATTTGCCACTATTCTCGGGACGGATATGCGAGGCGGCTTGATAGATATGCGGCCTGCACGAAACATAGCGCTCTTCACGCAAGTCGTGAATAAGTTCGAGTATTTGCACCGCGTTGATATCTTTAACGCCAAGTGGATAGATACCAACACGGAACGGTTCTTCAACCTCTATCTGCGGTTGCTCTTTGACGGCGGCATCTCCGAGTATGAAGACGACGCCGAATACGCGCCGAGTGGCTGTGTTTCGTTCCTGACGATTCACCAATCGAAGGGGATGGAGTTCCCGATTGTCTTCGTGGACTCCCTCGGCAATATCCCGCGCAAGGCATATAAAGACCTCATCGAGGTCGTGGAAGATAAATACTACAAGCGTCCTGCGTTTGAGCCGTATGACCAAACGAAATATTTTGATTTTTGGAGACTCTATTATACAGCGTTCTCGCGGGCGCAGGACTTGCTTGTTCTGACTTGCAACGAGGATAAGCGCACCCCGTCGATGTACTTCCGAGAGGTCTACGAGGAACTGCCCGACGCAGACGCTCTCGACCTTGTCGAGTTTGACTTCAAGGACGTGAAGGATGTGAACCTCAAAGACACGTTCTCGTTCACGTCGCACATCACCGTTTACGAGACCTGTTCGCTCCAGTACAAGTTCTACAAGGAGCTGGAATTTGCACCAGTCCGTGTGAATGCTATGTTATTTGGTATGCTCGTACACCAAACGATTGAGGACATCCACCGTGCCGCGCTCCGGCACGAGGAACACCTCATCCAGTCGGACAACATTATCGGGTGGTTTGACTCAAATTATACCTCGCTGACGAAGAGCGAGCGGACTTACCTCGCTGAACCGCAGCGTAATGCCGCCTTGAAGCAGGTTCTGCGCTATGCCGAGCGGCAGGCGGGGTCGTGGGGTCTTATCCAGCAAGCGGAGGTCGATGTTTCACTCGTGAAGCCCGACTACATCATCGAAGGTAAGATTGACCTCATAAAGGGCGAGGGCGACACGGTCGAACTCGTGGACTTCAAGTCAGAGAAGAAGCCCGACATCTTCAAGGACGCCGAGCGGCTCGAACACTACCGCCGCCAGCTTCAAGTCTACGCCCACCTTGTGGAGGAACGGACAGGGCAGAAGGTGAGCAGGATGAACCTCTACTACACGGGCGAAGAGGGCGGAATGCCGACGATTATCTATCCGTATCAAAAGACGGCAATCGACGCCACTATTGCCGCGTTTGACGATACGGTTCATAAGATACTGCGGAAAGAGTATACACAGAAGGCTTCCTCCGCGAAGACCTGCGGCGCCTGCGACTTCCGCTTCTACTGTGGAAACCAGTAA
- the pdxA gene encoding 4-hydroxythreonine-4-phosphate dehydrogenase PdxA has product MYQPIVGITMGDPASIGPEISLKVFGEKSLYGRCRPLLIGDASVLEKTGEILRERLLIIHPIAQVSEALFQYGTVDILDLRLVDGEKLIPGKVSPIAGNAAFQYVKRAIELALSGEVDATVTNALNKEAMNLAGHHYAGHTEIYAELTGTKKYAMMLACENLRVIHISTHVSLREACDRVKKDRVLEVIRLADAACRDLGIQTPKIGVAGLNPHSGENGLFGTEELTEIIPAIALAKAEGINAEGPIPPDSVFSKARGGWYDIVVAMYHDQGHIPLKLVGFVYNKEKAQWEAVQGVNITLGLPIIRVSVDHGTAFDQAGKGTANALSLKSAVDYAIRLAVERQKKSRGKCGKRNGLTC; this is encoded by the coding sequence GTGTATCAGCCAATCGTCGGAATTACGATGGGAGATCCGGCAAGCATAGGACCGGAAATATCCCTGAAAGTCTTCGGGGAAAAAAGCCTGTACGGACGGTGTCGGCCGCTTTTGATCGGAGACGCCTCCGTTTTGGAAAAAACCGGGGAAATTCTGCGGGAGAGGCTGTTGATCATTCATCCGATCGCGCAGGTTTCGGAAGCGCTTTTCCAATACGGAACAGTGGATATTTTGGATTTGCGCCTGGTGGACGGGGAGAAACTCATTCCCGGAAAAGTGTCTCCGATAGCGGGAAACGCCGCATTCCAATATGTAAAACGCGCAATCGAGCTTGCCCTGTCGGGGGAAGTGGACGCCACCGTAACAAACGCGCTGAACAAAGAAGCCATGAATCTGGCAGGCCATCATTACGCGGGGCACACGGAAATTTACGCCGAGCTCACCGGAACAAAAAAATACGCGATGATGCTTGCCTGTGAAAATCTGCGAGTCATACACATCAGCACCCACGTATCTTTGCGGGAAGCCTGCGACAGGGTCAAAAAAGACCGCGTCCTCGAAGTCATTCGACTGGCGGACGCCGCCTGCCGGGATCTCGGAATCCAGACGCCAAAGATCGGTGTCGCCGGTCTCAACCCCCACAGCGGAGAAAACGGATTGTTCGGAACGGAAGAACTGACGGAGATCATCCCCGCCATTGCCCTCGCGAAAGCGGAAGGGATCAATGCCGAAGGTCCGATCCCGCCTGATTCGGTATTTTCCAAGGCCAGAGGCGGATGGTACGACATCGTGGTTGCCATGTACCACGATCAGGGGCACATCCCCTTGAAACTGGTCGGGTTTGTCTACAACAAGGAAAAAGCGCAATGGGAAGCGGTGCAGGGGGTCAATATCACGTTGGGGCTACCCATCATTCGCGTATCGGTCGATCACGGAACGGCCTTCGATCAGGCGGGGAAGGGAACCGCCAACGCGTTAAGCCTGAAAAGCGCTGTGGATTACGCGATCCGGCTTGCGGTGGAGCGGCAAAAAAAGAGTAGGGGAAAATGCGGCAAAAGGAATGGATTGACATGCTGA
- a CDS encoding HU family DNA-binding protein — translation MTKKEFVDLYFAEGDFSTKAEAERKAVAFVATVEKALAKGDEVSFLGFGKFKVVERAARTCRNPQTGKEMKVPAKKAVKFTAGKDLGVLVNKK, via the coding sequence ATGACGAAGAAAGAGTTTGTTGATCTTTATTTTGCCGAAGGAGATTTTTCAACAAAAGCGGAAGCGGAAAGAAAAGCGGTTGCTTTCGTAGCAACAGTAGAAAAGGCGCTGGCCAAAGGCGATGAAGTTTCTTTTCTCGGCTTCGGTAAATTCAAAGTAGTGGAACGGGCCGCGAGGACCTGCCGGAATCCCCAGACCGGGAAAGAGATGAAAGTTCCCGCCAAAAAGGCTGTGAAATTCACCGCCGGAAAGGACCTGGGCGTTCTCGTTAACAAGAAATAA
- a CDS encoding four-carbon acid sugar kinase family protein, protein MRQKEWIDMLKLLIIADDFTGALDTGVQFSKKGVPTLVTADQSIGPESVPAGTGVLVVDTESRHDRPEAAREKVRALTARFRNIPGCFFYKKTDSTLRGNVGAEVTGFLEGLGTAEVIFVPALPKSGRTTVKGIHYVNGVPLAETVFARDPLNPVRESEVIKILAAQSPCAVVLCEKGEDPGQDLPPHESGTIRVCDGETDADLAEIGKCLGERGKLRHTAGCAGFAEVLSEWIPPATEKEKALVLEDRRFLFLCGSVNQISVDQANYAEDHGFSSYTLKSREILDPDFPETPEFTALAKKIAAEVGKKGKMLVRTLRDYGELAKTETYAREKGIESKQLGLRIADRVGLLVKEILKSSKIKNLVVFGGDTLIGIIEKLGCDGIFPLEEIAPGVVIAKTTGRDPALSPVIVTKAGGFGDVDVIDGITRYLTVPPSSPSAKSEP, encoded by the coding sequence ATGCGGCAAAAGGAATGGATTGACATGCTGAAGCTCCTCATTATCGCCGATGATTTTACCGGGGCCCTCGATACGGGGGTCCAATTTTCAAAAAAGGGCGTCCCGACGCTGGTGACGGCCGATCAAAGCATCGGCCCGGAGTCGGTCCCGGCGGGGACCGGGGTTCTCGTTGTCGATACGGAAAGCCGCCACGACAGGCCTGAGGCGGCCCGGGAGAAAGTCCGCGCCCTGACCGCGCGTTTCCGGAATATACCCGGCTGCTTTTTTTACAAAAAGACCGACTCCACCCTGCGCGGCAATGTTGGCGCAGAGGTGACGGGCTTTCTTGAAGGGCTTGGGACGGCTGAAGTGATCTTTGTACCGGCTCTGCCCAAGAGCGGCAGAACTACCGTAAAAGGCATCCATTACGTCAACGGCGTCCCCCTGGCGGAGACGGTCTTCGCCAGGGATCCCCTCAATCCCGTGCGCGAAAGTGAGGTCATAAAAATCCTGGCGGCCCAGAGCCCCTGCGCGGTAGTTCTTTGCGAAAAAGGAGAGGATCCCGGACAGGATTTGCCGCCTCATGAGTCGGGGACAATCCGCGTTTGCGACGGGGAAACCGACGCCGATCTGGCGGAAATCGGAAAATGTTTGGGAGAGCGGGGGAAATTGCGCCATACGGCAGGTTGCGCGGGGTTTGCCGAAGTGCTTTCGGAATGGATTCCGCCTGCTACTGAAAAAGAAAAAGCCCTCGTCTTGGAGGATCGGCGCTTTCTGTTTCTCTGCGGCAGCGTAAACCAGATTTCCGTCGATCAGGCAAACTACGCGGAGGATCATGGATTTTCGAGCTACACGCTGAAATCCCGGGAGATCCTCGATCCGGATTTCCCGGAAACGCCTGAATTTACCGCTCTTGCGAAAAAAATTGCCGCGGAAGTCGGCAAAAAGGGAAAGATGCTTGTGCGGACGCTGAGAGATTACGGGGAATTGGCAAAAACGGAGACCTACGCCCGGGAAAAGGGGATCGAATCGAAACAGCTGGGCCTGCGGATCGCGGACCGGGTCGGTCTTCTGGTAAAAGAGATCCTCAAGAGTTCAAAAATCAAAAATTTAGTTGTCTTTGGCGGCGATACGCTGATCGGGATCATCGAAAAATTGGGCTGCGACGGGATCTTCCCGCTGGAAGAAATCGCCCCGGGCGTCGTGATCGCCAAAACCACAGGCCGAGATCCGGCCCTTTCGCCGGTTATCGTCACCAAGGCCGGCGGATTCGGGGATGTGGATGTGATCGACGGGATTACGCGGTATCTCACCGTCCCGCCATCTTCTCCAAGCGCAAAATCCGAACCTTGA